Sequence from the Vicinamibacteria bacterium genome:
CTCACACGTCCCCGTTGGCTCTAACGTCCGTCCCTCTGACCTCGCTTTGAGCAAGAAGCAAGCCAGCCGCGGTCGTGATCCTTCAAGTAGCTGATTAGAAAGAACTACTGTGCCGACTTATTCTGTGAGTGGCGCTTGAGTGTGCCAAAACAGCCAATTGGTGTTGGAAAAGAAGCAACGAAGATTGCATTTCGCGAGGGATCGACTAACATCTACAGGCTATCGGCGGGCAGTTGGGCATGGCGCGCCCGTTACAAGGGCGCTAAAAGGGGAGTTCGAGATGGATGAGTCGCATACGATGCATTCCCATCCTTTCACGGAGCGCCTGACGAAGCGAGCTCGCGAGGCGTTGTCGGTAACCGGGCTGCCGAGCTGGGGGAGCGCTCATGCCTTGTGGCGTCTGACGTTCGTGGGGGGTGCCATCGCCGCGACGACCATCGCGCATTTCGTCACCCCGGTGGAAGTCTTCGTGCTCCACAACATATTCCAGCGGCTCTACTACGTGCCGATCTTCGCCGCCGCTTACTGGTTCGGGCTCCCCGGAGCGATGGCGGCGTCGATCGTTTCCGCGGCGAGCTACCTGCCCCACATCGTGCTCGACTGGGGAGCGATGGAGGGCGCGCACGACGAGTACCTCCAGGCGCAGTATGCCGAGCTCGTCATGTTTCAGGTGGTCGCGTTCATCGCCGGGCAGCTCGCCCGATCGGAGCATCGCCTGCGCGAAACCCAACAACGCACGTCGCGAGAGCTCGCGGGCGCCTACCAGAAGCTTCGAGAAAGTTTCGAGCACCTAAAGCGCGCCGACAAGCTCTCGTCCCTGGGCGAGCTATCGGCTGGAATCGCCCATGAGATCAAGAACCCCCTCGCTTCGATCAAGGGGTCTCTCGAGATCCTGGCCTCGGAGTTTCCGCTCCAACACCCGAAGCGCGAGTTCGTCGACATCATGGAGAAAGAGCTCGAACAGCTCAACCGGATCGTCACTGAGTTTCTCGATTTCGCCCGCACGCCTCGCCCGGTGAAGGCCCTCTGCGACCTTCGCGAGCTGGCCTCTTCGGTCAGGGTTCTCTGCTCCCAGGAGGCGGCAAGACATTCCGTCGACCTTTCGGTCGCCGCTCCCGCTACCTTACCCGAGGTAAACGTCGACGCCTCGCAAGTACAACAAGCTCTTTTGAACGTCGTCCTCAACGGAATCCAGGCGATGCCGAAGGGTGGCCGATTGGGGGTGAACCTGGCTTGCTCGAACGGAGGGATCCAAATGGAGATCCGCGACGAGGGCCCGGGTGTCCGTCGCGACGACCGCACCCGAATCTTCGATCCCTTCTTTACCACGAAGGCGCGAGGCACCGGACTCGGTCTTCCCATCGCGCGGAAGCTCATCCGCGCCCAGGGAGGGGACATCCGATTGCTCGAGGAGAGCGGGCAACAGGGCGCGGCTTTCGTCATCGATCTGCCGGCAGGGAGATAGGGACATGAGTGAACGGGTCCTGATCGTGGATGACGATGCGAGCTTCCGCCGCGTCGTCGAGTACAGCCTCCAGGAGGAGCGCTACGAAACGTCCAGCTTCGGGGACGCTCGAGAGGCCCTCCAGGCCTTTCTCGAAACCGAGTTCTCCGTGGTCATCACCGACATGCGCATGCCTGGGCTCAGCGGTCTCGACCTCCTCGCGCGCATGCAGGCGGTCGCGCCCGAGGTCCCCATCGTCGTCGTGACCGGGCATCCCGAGGTCGACAATGCCGTCGAGGCCATGCGGGAAGGTGCATTCGACTATCTGCAGAAGCCGATGAACCGTGACGAGCTCAAGCTCGTCGTCAGGCGAGCCCTGGAGATGCGGAAGCTCAAGCACGAGAACCGTGAGCTCCGTCGGGCGATCTCGGAGCGGCTTCAATTCGAGAAGATGATCGGGGTGTCCCAGGCGATGCAGAAGGTCTTCGCGGTCGCGGCACAGTCGGCGCGCGTTGACTCCACGGTCTTGCTTCTCGGGGAGAGCGGCACGGGCAAGGAGCTCCTCGCCAAAGCGATCCATTTCGACAGTCCACGCAAGGACGGTCATTTCGCCGTCGTGAACTGCGGCGCGATTCCGGCAACCCTTCTGGAGTCCGAGCTCTTCGGCCACACCCGAGGGGCATTCACCGGAGCAACGAGCGACCGCGTTGGGAAGGTCGAAGCGGCGCAGGGGGGGACGGTTTTCCTCGACGAGATCGGCGATATGGAGCCGCAGCTACAGGTCAAGCTGCTGCGACTTCTTCAAGAGAAGGAGATCGACAAGATCGGCGCGGCGAATCCCATCAAGGTGGACATCCGGATCATCGCCGCCACGAACCGCCCCCTGGACAAGCTCGCGCAACGGCACGAATTTCGCGAGGATCTCTATTACCGCCTCAGCGTGATTCCGATAACCCTGCCGCCTCTGCGTGAGCGGCAAGAGGATATTCCTCTGCTCGCCAAGTTCTTCCTCAACAAGTACGCGGGACAGTTCGGAAAGAAACTCTCCTTCGATCGCAAGGTCCTCAGAGCCTTCGACGCCTATTCCTGGCCGGGGAACGTTCGGGAGCTCGAGAATCTCATGGAACGTCTGGCGGCACTTACCGAGGAGGGCCGGATCAAGGTCGAGGATTTACCCCGCTTCGTGACCGAGCCGGCTTCCGAGGTCGGCGATTTCATCGTGAACGTTCCACCCGATGGTGTCGCCATGGACGAGGTGGAGGAGTATCTGATCCGCGAAGCGCTCGAGCGCAACGATTGGAACCAGACCCGTGCCGCCAGGTTCCTGCGGATCACGCGGAACACCCTGATCTATCGAATGCAGAAGTATCGGTTGTCGTCGAGAGAACACTCGAGAGCAGCCGGCGCACTCCAGGAATCGCGTTAGCTCATTGACCGGGAACCAAACGTCGCTTTCAACCGTCTCATGGGTATGGGGTTGCGAGAGCTCCGGCACGTCGTCCGCAAGCTCCTGAGGACACCGGGCTTCACCAGCGTATCGATTCTTACCCTCGCGCTCGGAATCGGGGCGAACGCCGCGATTTTCAGTGTCGTCAACGGCGTTCTCTTGAAACCGCTGCCTTTTCGTGAACCGGAGCGGCTCGTCGGGATCTGGCACAAGGGGTTCGGCTTCGAAGGCGGCGTCACCCAGTCACCCGCGACGTACTTCACCTACCGGGAAGAAAATCAGGTCTTCGAGGACGTCGGAATGTGGGACAACGACTTCGTGACCGTGACGGGACTCGAAGAGCCGGAGCGCGTCGACGCCATTCTCGTCACCGATGGGACGCTTCCCATCCTCGGAGTCGAGCCGTCCCTGGGACGGAGCTTCACGCCGGAAGACGATGCGCCGGGAAGTCCCGAGACCGTCATTCTCAGCAACGGTTACTGGCGGAGCCGCTTCGGAGGCTCCGCCGACGTTCTGGGAAGCACACTCACGGTAAACGGCCGGCCGATGACGATCATTGGAGTGATGCCCGAAGGCTTCCGCTTCCTGCGTTTCGATCCGGCCTTATGGCTTCCGTTTCAGTTCAATCGGACGGAATTGTGGGTCGGAGATTTCAGCTACCAGGCCGTGGGGCGACTGAGGCCTGGCGCCACGATCGACGCCGCGAATTCCGAGGTCGAGCGGATGATCCCGCTCGCGGTGGAGAAGTTTCCTCGGGGCATGACGCTCGAAAACCTCAGAGATGTCGGCCTCGGTGCCGACGTACACCTTCTCGAGCAGGACGCGGTCGGTGACGTCGGGAACGTGCTGTGGGTTTTGTTCGGAACGGTCGGGCTGGTGCTCGTCATCGCCTGCGCCAACGTGGCGAATCTCTTCCTCGTTCGTGCCGACGGACGCCAGCAGGAGATGGCGCTGCGGACGGCGTTGGGCGCGGACAAGAGACGGCTCGCGAGTGAGCTCCTGCTCGAAAGCGTCGTGCTCGGGCTCCTCGGCGGAGCGGCAGGTCTCGCGCTCGCCACCGCCGGAGTTCGTTTTCTCGTGGCTCTGGGGCCTTCGAGCTTGCCGCGACTTCAGGAGATTTCGATCGACCTCACCGTGCTCGCTTTCACCGGAACGATCTCGCTCGTTGCCGGGGTCCTCTTCGGCTCGATGCCGGTTCTCAAATACGGAGCTCTTAATCTCATTACCGCGTTGAAGGAAGGGGGGCGGGCGTCGAGCGACGGTCGTGACCGGCAGCGTGCGCGCGGCGCGCTCGTGGTCGCGCAGGTCGCCCTCGCCCTCGTGCTCCTGGTCGGTTCGGGTCTGATGATCCGGAGCTTTCAGGCGCTTTGCGTCGTCGAGCCCGGCTTTGTCCGTCCCGACGAGGTCTTGAGCTTCAAAATCAGCATCCCCGAGAGCGAGGTCCAGGATCCCGAGCAGACGGCGCGCACTCACGAGCAGCTCCTGAGACGAATCGAGCAGATACCGGGCGTCAGCTCGGTGGGTCTGTCCTCGTCGATCACCATGGACGGTTGGGACAGCAACGACGGCATCTACGTCGAGGGTTTTCCCATCGCCGAAGGCGCCGTTCCGCCGATGCGGCGCTTCAAATGGATCACGGAGAACTACTTCGAGACCATGGGCAACCCCGTAGTCGCCGGCCGGCCGATCACCTGGACCGACATCTACAGTATGGCCGAGGTCGCCGTCGTTACCGAGAACTTCGCCCGAGAGTACTGGGACTCGCCCGCGGGCGCGATCGGCAAGCGCATCCGGAACGACCT
This genomic interval carries:
- a CDS encoding ATP-binding protein, whose translation is MDESHTMHSHPFTERLTKRAREALSVTGLPSWGSAHALWRLTFVGGAIAATTIAHFVTPVEVFVLHNIFQRLYYVPIFAAAYWFGLPGAMAASIVSAASYLPHIVLDWGAMEGAHDEYLQAQYAELVMFQVVAFIAGQLARSEHRLRETQQRTSRELAGAYQKLRESFEHLKRADKLSSLGELSAGIAHEIKNPLASIKGSLEILASEFPLQHPKREFVDIMEKELEQLNRIVTEFLDFARTPRPVKALCDLRELASSVRVLCSQEAARHSVDLSVAAPATLPEVNVDASQVQQALLNVVLNGIQAMPKGGRLGVNLACSNGGIQMEIRDEGPGVRRDDRTRIFDPFFTTKARGTGLGLPIARKLIRAQGGDIRLLEESGQQGAAFVIDLPAGR
- a CDS encoding sigma-54 dependent transcriptional regulator, encoding MSERVLIVDDDASFRRVVEYSLQEERYETSSFGDAREALQAFLETEFSVVITDMRMPGLSGLDLLARMQAVAPEVPIVVVTGHPEVDNAVEAMREGAFDYLQKPMNRDELKLVVRRALEMRKLKHENRELRRAISERLQFEKMIGVSQAMQKVFAVAAQSARVDSTVLLLGESGTGKELLAKAIHFDSPRKDGHFAVVNCGAIPATLLESELFGHTRGAFTGATSDRVGKVEAAQGGTVFLDEIGDMEPQLQVKLLRLLQEKEIDKIGAANPIKVDIRIIAATNRPLDKLAQRHEFREDLYYRLSVIPITLPPLRERQEDIPLLAKFFLNKYAGQFGKKLSFDRKVLRAFDAYSWPGNVRELENLMERLAALTEEGRIKVEDLPRFVTEPASEVGDFIVNVPPDGVAMDEVEEYLIREALERNDWNQTRAARFLRITRNTLIYRMQKYRLSSREHSRAAGALQESR
- a CDS encoding ABC transporter permease, coding for MGMGLRELRHVVRKLLRTPGFTSVSILTLALGIGANAAIFSVVNGVLLKPLPFREPERLVGIWHKGFGFEGGVTQSPATYFTYREENQVFEDVGMWDNDFVTVTGLEEPERVDAILVTDGTLPILGVEPSLGRSFTPEDDAPGSPETVILSNGYWRSRFGGSADVLGSTLTVNGRPMTIIGVMPEGFRFLRFDPALWLPFQFNRTELWVGDFSYQAVGRLRPGATIDAANSEVERMIPLAVEKFPRGMTLENLRDVGLGADVHLLEQDAVGDVGNVLWVLFGTVGLVLVIACANVANLFLVRADGRQQEMALRTALGADKRRLASELLLESVVLGLLGGAAGLALATAGVRFLVALGPSSLPRLQEISIDLTVLAFTGTISLVAGVLFGSMPVLKYGALNLITALKEGGRASSDGRDRQRARGALVVAQVALALVLLVGSGLMIRSFQALCVVEPGFVRPDEVLSFKISIPESEVQDPEQTARTHEQLLRRIEQIPGVSSVGLSSSITMDGWDSNDGIYVEGFPIAEGAVPPMRRFKWITENYFETMGNPVVAGRPITWTDIYSMAEVAVVTENFAREYWDSPAGAIGKRIRNDLDAAWREIVGVVGDIHDDGVAAKATPTIFWPMLQRDFWGQEILTRRTMGYAVRSARVGTRAFLDEIRHAVWSLNGNLPIANVATLSELLDRSMARTSFTLVMLGIASSVALLLGVIGIYGVISYAVSRRTREIGVRMALGARRADVSRLVLRDGAKLTILGVSLGIVAALALTRLMSSLLFGVDTWDVTTYVAVASFLAGVSLFSSYLPARRAASVHPLEALRWE